The Bacteroides acidifaciens genome includes a region encoding these proteins:
- a CDS encoding acetyl-CoA carboxylase biotin carboxyl carrier protein subunit has product MEIHIGDRVAEVELVSKEDNKVVLTIDGKPFEADVVMAENGTCNILMDGRSANAQLIRKENGKSYKVNTHYSSFNVEIVDSQAKYLRMRKKGEDEQNDRITSPMPGKVVKISVTAGQEVKAGDTAIVIEAMKMQSNYKVTSDCRIKEILVQEGDNITGDQTLITLEPIA; this is encoded by the coding sequence ATGGAAATTCATATAGGTGACCGGGTGGCCGAAGTGGAACTGGTCAGCAAAGAAGATAATAAAGTGGTACTTACCATCGACGGAAAGCCGTTTGAAGCGGACGTGGTAATGGCGGAAAACGGAACCTGCAACATCCTTATGGACGGTCGCAGCGCAAACGCGCAACTCATCCGCAAGGAGAACGGGAAAAGCTATAAAGTGAACACGCATTACAGCAGTTTCAATGTTGAAATCGTAGACAGCCAGGCGAAATACCTGCGTATGCGCAAGAAAGGCGAGGACGAACAGAACGACCGCATCACTTCCCCCATGCCGGGCAAAGTAGTAAAAATCTCCGTAACGGCAGGACAGGAAGTGAAAGCGGGAGACACCGCTATCGTTATCGAAGCCATGAAGATGCAGAGCAACTATAAAGTGACTTCGGATTGCCGTATCAAAGAAATTCTGGTTCAGGAAGGCGATAACATCACTGGTGACCAGACATTAATAACATTAGAACCGATTGCATAA
- a CDS encoding acyl-CoA carboxylase subunit beta, whose amino-acid sequence MEEINKAYATFQERDRIASLGGGVEKIEKQHESGKMTARERIGMLLDKGTFVELDKLMVHRCTNYGMDKNKIPGDGIVSGYGKIDGRQVFVYAYDFTVYGGSLSASNAKKIVKVQQLALKNGAPIIALNDSGGARIQEGIESLSGYADIFYQNTMASGVIPQISAILGPCAGGACYSPALTDFIFMVKEKSHMFVTGPDVVKTVIHEEVSKEELGGAMTHSSKSGVTHFMCNTEEELLMSIRELLSFLPQNNMDETKKQNCTDETNREDAALDTIVPADPNVPYDMKDIIERVVDNGYFFEVMPNFAKNILIGFARLAGRSVGIVANQPAYLAGVLDIDASDKASRFIRFCDCFNIPLITFEDVPGFLPGYTQENNGIIRHGAKIVYAFAEATVPKLTVITRKAYGGAYIVMNSKQTGADVNFAYPSAEIAVMGAEGAVNILFRKADAETKAKELEAYKEKFATPYQAAELGFIDEIIYPRQTRKRLIQALEMTENKMQTNPPKKHGNMPL is encoded by the coding sequence ATGGAAGAAATAAACAAAGCATATGCCACGTTCCAGGAACGTGACCGCATCGCTTCCCTCGGCGGGGGCGTTGAGAAGATAGAGAAGCAACACGAAAGCGGCAAGATGACTGCCCGCGAACGTATCGGGATGTTGCTCGACAAAGGGACATTTGTCGAACTGGACAAGCTAATGGTTCACCGTTGCACTAACTACGGCATGGACAAGAACAAGATTCCGGGAGACGGCATCGTATCCGGTTACGGAAAGATTGACGGTCGCCAGGTATTCGTTTACGCCTATGACTTCACCGTTTACGGCGGTTCACTTTCCGCTTCCAACGCGAAAAAGATTGTGAAGGTGCAACAGTTGGCTTTAAAGAACGGCGCTCCGATTATCGCATTGAACGATTCAGGCGGTGCACGCATACAGGAAGGTATCGAGAGCCTTTCGGGATATGCGGACATTTTCTATCAGAACACAATGGCAAGCGGTGTGATTCCTCAAATCTCTGCCATTCTCGGCCCCTGTGCCGGTGGTGCCTGCTACTCTCCCGCCCTCACGGACTTTATCTTTATGGTGAAAGAAAAGAGCCACATGTTTGTAACAGGGCCCGACGTAGTGAAAACCGTTATCCACGAGGAAGTAAGCAAGGAAGAACTGGGTGGAGCCATGACTCACAGCAGCAAAAGCGGAGTGACTCATTTTATGTGCAACACCGAAGAAGAACTGTTGATGAGTATCCGCGAACTACTTTCGTTCCTGCCTCAGAATAATATGGACGAGACTAAAAAGCAGAACTGCACGGATGAAACCAACCGTGAAGACGCCGCTTTGGACACTATCGTTCCGGCAGACCCGAACGTTCCTTATGATATGAAAGATATCATTGAGCGAGTGGTGGACAACGGTTATTTCTTTGAAGTTATGCCGAACTTTGCCAAGAATATCCTCATCGGTTTTGCACGACTGGCAGGTCGTTCGGTAGGTATCGTCGCCAATCAGCCTGCCTACCTTGCCGGAGTGCTCGATATTGATGCCAGCGACAAGGCGAGCCGTTTCATCCGTTTCTGCGACTGTTTCAACATTCCGTTGATTACTTTCGAAGATGTTCCGGGATTCCTTCCGGGATACACGCAGGAAAACAACGGTATCATCCGCCACGGCGCGAAAATCGTTTATGCATTTGCGGAGGCTACCGTTCCCAAGTTGACCGTTATCACCCGTAAAGCTTATGGCGGCGCATATATCGTGATGAATTCCAAGCAGACAGGCGCAGACGTAAACTTTGCCTATCCAAGTGCGGAAATCGCAGTAATGGGTGCGGAAGGTGCGGTAAATATCCTGTTCCGCAAGGCAGACGCAGAAACCAAGGCTAAAGAACTGGAAGCTTACAAGGAAAAATTCGCCACTCCGTATCAGGCTGCCGAACTGGGATTCATCGATGAAATCATCTATCCGAGACAAACCCGTAAACGTCTGATTCAAGCATTGGAAATGACAGAAAACAAGATGCAGACGAATCCGCCCAAGAAGCATGGAAATATGCCCTTATAA
- a CDS encoding YeiH family protein produces MFNEKRSSMLHGVLLIALFSCAAFYIGEMSFVRSLSFSPMIVGIILGMLYANSLRNHLPETWVPGIQFCSKKILRIGIILYGFRLTFQDVLAIGLPAMLIDVIIVVVTICGGIYIGKLLKMDRGIALLTSIGSGICGAAAILGAESTIKAKPYKTAVSVSTVVIFGTISMFLYPFLYRNGICALTPDQMGIYTGSTLHEVAHVVGAGDAMGNGISDSAIIVKMIRVMMLVPVLLITTYMVARARKRQVQKGQNSQKIAIPWFAIGFMGVIAFNSFDLLSAQLVAGINTLDTFLLTMAMTALGTETSIDKFRKAGAKPFVLALLLFIWLVVGGYFLVKYLTPYLM; encoded by the coding sequence ATGTTCAACGAAAAAAGAAGCAGCATGTTGCACGGTGTCTTGTTGATAGCACTGTTCTCTTGTGCGGCATTTTACATTGGTGAGATGTCTTTCGTGAGAAGTCTCTCTTTCAGTCCGATGATTGTAGGTATCATTCTGGGTATGCTTTATGCTAATAGCTTGCGGAATCATCTTCCCGAGACTTGGGTGCCGGGCATACAGTTCTGTTCGAAAAAGATTCTGCGTATCGGTATTATTCTGTATGGTTTCAGACTGACTTTTCAGGATGTGCTGGCTATCGGATTGCCTGCAATGTTGATTGATGTTATTATTGTGGTGGTGACTATCTGTGGTGGTATTTATATCGGCAAATTATTGAAAATGGACAGGGGAATTGCGTTGCTCACTTCTATCGGAAGCGGTATTTGCGGGGCTGCCGCCATTCTAGGCGCGGAGTCCACGATTAAAGCAAAACCTTATAAGACGGCAGTGTCCGTTTCTACCGTGGTAATCTTCGGTACTATCTCCATGTTCTTATATCCTTTCCTCTACCGGAATGGTATTTGTGCGCTCACTCCCGACCAAATGGGAATCTATACAGGTTCTACTCTTCACGAAGTGGCTCATGTGGTGGGAGCGGGTGACGCAATGGGAAACGGCATTTCGGATTCGGCAATAATCGTGAAGATGATTCGGGTGATGATGCTGGTTCCGGTGCTTCTGATTACTACTTATATGGTGGCAAGAGCGAGAAAGAGACAAGTACAGAAAGGGCAGAATTCTCAGAAGATTGCCATTCCCTGGTTTGCAATCGGCTTTATGGGAGTTATCGCTTTTAACTCTTTTGATTTGCTGTCTGCGCAGTTGGTTGCGGGAATCAATACACTGGATACTTTCCTGTTGACAATGGCTATGACTGCACTTGGGACGGAAACAAGCATTGATAAGTTCAGGAAAGCGGGGGCGAAACCTTTTGTTCTGGCGCTTCTTCTTTTTATTTGGCTGGTAGTAGGCGGTTATTTCCTGGTGAAGTATCTCACTCCTTATTTAATGTAA
- a CDS encoding glycoside hydrolase family 16 protein, protein MKKVILLLFSVCSMFSCTHTPKWELVWEDNFNGTEPDTAIWSRIPRGKPDWQNTQSSDDRCYEMRDGLLILKGIINDNTKTDTAKYLTGGLWTKGKHAFHGGRIEVRARLHGAKGAWPAIWTLPYETDKYSWPMGGEVDIMERLNHDSIVYQTVHSHYTYTLGIENNPKHGSTIPINPEDFNVYGVDFWPDSLVFHVNGKRNFVYPRIETEQEGQFPFNIPQYLLIDMQLGGTWVGKVDPADLPVEMEVDWVRHYQWK, encoded by the coding sequence ATGAAAAAGGTTATACTTTTATTATTCTCGGTATGTAGTATGTTTTCTTGTACTCATACCCCTAAATGGGAACTGGTGTGGGAAGACAACTTTAACGGAACAGAACCCGACACTGCTATTTGGAGCCGTATCCCCCGCGGCAAACCAGACTGGCAAAACACCCAGTCGTCGGACGACCGTTGTTATGAAATGCGTGACGGTCTTCTTATCTTAAAAGGTATTATCAATGACAACACTAAAACAGACACAGCCAAGTACCTGACCGGAGGATTGTGGACGAAAGGCAAGCATGCTTTCCACGGTGGACGCATCGAAGTGCGTGCCAGACTGCACGGGGCAAAAGGAGCATGGCCTGCCATATGGACATTGCCTTATGAAACAGACAAATACTCATGGCCTATGGGAGGAGAAGTGGACATCATGGAACGTCTGAACCATGACTCTATTGTCTACCAAACCGTACACTCGCACTATACCTATACATTAGGAATAGAAAACAACCCGAAACACGGAAGTACTATTCCCATTAATCCCGAAGACTTCAATGTATATGGAGTGGATTTTTGGCCGGACAGTCTTGTATTCCATGTCAATGGAAAACGAAACTTTGTTTATCCCCGGATTGAAACCGAACAGGAGGGACAATTTCCTTTCAATATTCCTCAATATTTGCTAATCGACATGCAATTAGGAGGAACCTGGGTTGGGAAAGTAGATCCAGCCGATTTACCCGTAGAGATGGAAGTGGACTGGGTACGCCATTACCAATGGAAATAA